In one window of Juglans regia cultivar Chandler chromosome 3, Walnut 2.0, whole genome shotgun sequence DNA:
- the LOC109012676 gene encoding aquaporin NIP1-1-like, translating into MAQDSASNGNHAVAVLNVQEGADNRSSSASKSNNEVCFCIPFVQKLIAEVMGTYFLIFAGCAAVVVNLNCEKVVTLPGISIVWGLAVMVLVYSVGHISGAHFNPAVTIAFATCKRFPWKQVPLYVIAQVLGSTLAIGSLRLIFSGEENRFPGTIPAGSNMQSLVLEFIITFYLMFIISGVATDNRAIGELAGLAVGSTVLLNVLFAGPISGASMNPARSLGPAIVHRQFKGIWVYMVGPILGAISGAWVYNLIRFTDKPPREITKSGSFLRGSRLNS; encoded by the exons ATGGCTCAAGACTCGGCAAGTAATGGAAACCATGCTGTGGCTGTTTTGAATGTCCAAGAAGGTGCTGATAATCGCAGCTCCTCTGCCTCCAAAAGCAACAATGAAGTATGCTTTTGCATACCTTTCGTGCAGAAG TTGATTGCCGAGGTGATGGGTACGTACTTCTTGATATTTGCGGGTTGTGCAGCGGTGGTGGTGAATTTGAATTGTGAAAAGGTGGTGACTTTGCCCGGAATTTCAATTGTATGGGGACTGGCTGTGATGGTTTTGGTTTACTCCGTCGGCCACATCTCCGGTGCCCACTTTAATCCTGCGGTCACCATTGCTTTTGCCACCTGCAAGAGATTTCCATGGAAACAG GTGCCACTTTATGTGATAGCTCAAGTGCTGGGATCAACACTGGCAATCGGAAGCCTTAGGCTAATATTCAGTGGGGAAGAGAACCGGTTTCCAGGAACAATACCGGCCGGGTCGAACATGCAATCTCTTGTGCTTGAGTTCATAATCACATTCTACCTCATGTTCATCATATCCGGTGTTGCCACTGACAACAGAGCT ATCGGAGAGCTTGCCGGCCTTGCTGTTGGCTCTACCGTCCTACTCAACGTGTTGTTTGCAGG GCCGATTTCGGGAGCATCGATGAACCCAGCAAGAAGCTTGGGGCCTGCAATAGTGCATAGGCAATTCAAGGGGATATGGGTATATATGGTGGGACCGATTCTTGGGGCCATATCGGGTGCATGGGTCTACAATTTAATCCGGTTCACCGATAAGCCGCCGCGTGAGATCACCAAGAGTGGCTCTTTCCTTCGGGGGTCAAGACTTAACAGCTGA